Below is a window of Pseudomonadota bacterium DNA.
CTGCCGCAATCTTCGCACGCTCCTGCAGCAATTTCTCGGCGACTTGGTCGTCTATCGTTTCCTTCGCCTTGGCGACAGCCTCTTCACGTTCACGCAGCGATGTCTCGCGATTAGCAATGTCAACGTCCTTCTTGGCCAGGCGTTGCTCGTAGTCGCGGCGGGTCGCCTCGATAAGCGGAGCCGCAAGGGACTCTGTCAGCTTGATCTCAGCCTTGCAGTTCGGACAGGTGATCGTTGCTTCCGTCATGGGCAAACCTTTTTCGCCTTTTGTTTTGTCATCGGCGCCACTTGTACGACGTAGTGTCCAAGGGCGGCAGGAGGTAATCGCCGGCACCGGATTGAGGTTATTATTGTTGGCCTTGACCTGTTACCGGCAGCCTGCTTGCATCGCTTAGCATAAGGAATCCAATCACTTTTTTCACGCGTTTCTTGCGCCGCCGGGGCACCGGATCTCTTATGGAATTGTGCCGAAAGCGCGGGATAATGCGAATAAATTCCTAAGGTCGATACTCCATTGCGATTGAGGTACCCCGATGTCCAGTCAAGCGATTCCGCCTCTCCCCTCCACCCCCCACTGGCAGGCGCTTGCGCAACATTGGCAAGCAATATCGCCGCTACGGATCAGGGATTTGTTTCGCGAGGATCCCGGCCGCTTCACGCGGTTTTCCATCGAGGCGGGGCCGCTGTTTCTCGACTATTCAAAAAACCGCATCACCGCGGATACCCTACCCCTCCTCACGGCGCTGGCGCGCGCCGCGGGCGTGCCGGAGGCCATCGAAAGGATGTTTCGCGGCGAGCGGATCAGCAGCACCGAGCAGCGGGCGGCACTACATACCGCCCTGCGCAATCGCTCCGATACACCCGTTTACATGGACGGCGAAGACGTCATGCCGGGCGTTCGCGCGGTGCTGGCCAAGATGCGGAGCTTTTCCGAGGCGGTCCATGCGGGTGAATACCGCGGTCATGGCGGCAGCTCGATCACCGACATCGTCAACATCGGGATCGGCGGCTCACACCTCGGCCCGCTCATGGCAACGCGTGGGCTAAGACCCTACCGCAAAGGCGACATGCACGTGCACTTTGTTTCCAACATCGATCCGGCCGATCTCGGCGAGGTCCTAGAGCAGATCGATCCGGGCTCGACTTTATTCATCATCGCATCCAAGACCTTCACGACACTCGAAACCCTCACCAACGCCGAAGCCGCCAAGCGCTGGTTTTTCGATCGCATCGGGGATCCCGCGGCTGTCGGCCGCCACTTCCTCGCTGTGTCGACCAACCTCGAGGCCACCCGGCGCTTCGGGATCGATGACGACAGGGTTTTCCAATTTTGGGATTGGGCGGGTGGACGCTTCTCGCTCTGGTCGGCGATCGGCCTGCCGATCGCGCTGTGCGTCGGGATGGATAGGTTCGAGCAACTCCTCGAAGGCGCCCACCGAATGGACCGGCACTTTCGAACGGCTCCGCTCGAGCGTAACTTGCCCGCGGTGCTTGCGTTGCTCTCGATCTGGTATACCAATTTCTTCGGAGCGCAGACGCATGCCGTGGTACCGTACGATCAGCACCTGGAGTTCTTGCCTGCCTATTTGCAGCAACTGGCGATGGAGAGCAACGGTAAGCGCGTCACCGCGGGCGGACAAGTGATCGACTACGCCACGGCGCCGGTCCTCTGGGGCGCCCCCGGGACGAACGGCCAGCACGCTTTCTTCCAGCTCCTGCACCAGGGCACCGTGTTCGTGCCGGTGGATTTCATGACGCCCTTGCAGGGCTATTACCGGATCGGCCGGCAGCACGAGCTATTATTCGCGAACTGCGTCGCTCAATCCGAGGCGTTGATGCGCGGCAAGGGCGAGGACGAAGTGCGCGCCGAGCTGGCGACGGCGGGGCTCCCGTCGCCGACCGTTGAGTCGTTGCTACCGCACAAGGTGTTCCCCGGGAACAAACCGAGCAACACCTTGGTTTACGAAAGATTAACTCCCGAGACGCTGGGCGCGCTGATCGCCGCCTATGAGCACAAGACCTTCGTCGAAGGCGTGATCTGGGGGATCAACTCCTTCGATCAATGGGGCGTCGAGCTCGGTAAACAGCTTGCCACGCGGGTCGCGTCCGAGTTAGAAGCACAAGCAATCGGCACCGATCACGACGGCTCGACGCGCGGGCTAATGCATCGATACATCCGTGCCCGTCACGGTGACCCGGTTCCGGACTAAGGAAACCCTAACCCACATCTTGTAATCCCGCTCGTGCCGATACGGACATCCGAGAAGCGAGTGTTAAAAAAACCCCTGCCGCAATCGCGGTCACGACGGCCGCCGTCACTAAGGCGGCGTTCCAGCCCTGCCACTCCCACAATAACCCTAAGCCGACCGCGCCCGGCAAGGCGAACAAGCTCGATACCAAATGATAAAGCCCGAAAGCCGTGCCCTTCTGAGCGTTCGGCGCATAGTCGCCGATGAGCGCCCGTTCCGCGCCTTCGGAGCAGGCCAGGGCGGCGCCGTAGGCAACGAAGAGGCACCAGACCGCGACGGGTCCCTCGCCCAGCGTCATGATTAGCACGATCACCGCGATGCGTCCGCTCCATCCGGCCACAACGACAGCCACCCGCCCCAACCGGTCGGAGAGATCGCCGGCGACGTAGGCAAGAATCGACTTGCAGGCATGCGCCAGCATCCACAACAACGGGATCGCCGCATTGCCTACGCCGTGCTCGGTAGCCCAGAGCACCAGGAACGCCTCGGGCACGGTGGCCAGCGCGAGCACACCGGTCGAAAGTATTAATCCCCGGAGCGGCCACGCGAGCCCTTGCCAGCTGAGCGGGGATCGCTCCGCGCGGAAGGCGATCACGGGCTGAGGTAAGCCGCGCCACAGCAAGAGCATCGCCAGGATCCCCGGGACGACGGAGAGCATGAACACTGATTGCATCTCCACGCCCGCATACAGTAAGGCGAACGCAATCGCCGCTCCGAGCATGGCACCGGCATGATCCATACCGCGATGAAAGCCAAAAGCACGGCCGCGGTCTACCACGCTCACGGCAATCATGGCGTCACGCGGCGAGGTACGCAGCCCCTTGCCGATGCGATCGAGCGCTCGCAGGACGAGGACCCAAGTCCACCCAAACGCCAGGCCGAGCAGCGGCCGCACGCTGTTCGAGAGCCCGTACCCCCCTAACACCAAGCGCCTGGCGCGCCACCCCCGATCCACGAGCCAACCCGACACGAGCTTGAGGATGCTCGACAGCGACTCGGCGATGCCCTCGACCAGGCCGACGATTGCCGGGCCCGCCCCGAGCGCGGACACCAGAAAAATCGGCAGGAGCGGCGTGATCATCTCGCTCGCGGCGTCGTTTAGGAATGAGACCAGGCCTAAGACGACGACGGTTCGCGGGAGTCGCGGGGCCATTGCGAAATCCAGTGATTAAATTACCCCAGATGCTTCAGCTGGCGGACGGCTAGCACGTACAAACCGGGAGTTACCTGAAGGTCAGAGAATTTATGCGGACGACAGATGACGATATCTGACGGACAGTTCCCTCCGGACTCTACATTACAAAACGTTCGCATCGGAAAAATGCTATTGAGCTTCGCCGACCAAGGTGAAGGCCCCCCAGTCGCGGGGCTTTGGGTAGCGCTGTTTAGTATCCAGCATCGCTTGGCGTAGCGCGACGGATTTGTCGTGGCCCTCGCGATCTCGTCATGAGTACCGACGTCGCTGTATCCGGGACTTTCCATAGAGAGACGACAACACTCGGGGCCCCGCTACGATCACCGATCGCGAGAGACCAATGACGCCATCGCCCGAAATATGGCCGCGGCCCGTGTCACACGCGCTTAAAACCACGAGTTCAGTTTTGAGTTCCATATTTAGGATCTCTTCAGCCGTCAACAGGCAATCGGTTCTGCTCCAGTCGCTGAGCATCTTTTGCTTAAGTACTCCCTTAACCCAGGCTACGTGTACTAAGTAGACTCATAGCCACCTCCGCAGGTCATTGAGACCTATCACGTTCTCTTCGCGTGCCTCTGCCATCCGTGAGTGCCCTCTCCAATACACGATAACTGATCGTTTATCTCCCGCTTTATCGGACCCTCCCGCGCGACCGGCAAGAGGGTTGCCTAACTACACCGCTGCGGCTTCGCACCTGTACGAGCCTGGCAACGTTCAAACCCGCTTACGCTTGCTCAGCCGTTTGCGGTTGGCCACGGCACGCGCATGTACCGGCTTTAAGCCCTTGCGTGCGCATTGCACGAGGCTCGAGCCGAGCTTGGGTGATCCGGCGGCGGCCCGGTTGACCGCCGCGCTTCTCCGTGGCACCATGCCTCGCCGGTCCACGGCAATCATCGCTTGCAGACCGGCCAGCATTTGACGAGCGGCAATTTCGGCACCACGCGCCTGCAGGCTTCAAAGGGCGGGAGCCATGGCAGCCACCGATTCCGCCGCGGCTTCGAACTTCTCCTCCACCATGCGCGTGAATTCGCGCCGATCGCGGGCCGAGGGCTTGGTCCCGGCGCGGGCCAGGCGGTCCGCTCGATGGCCGATCACGTAGACCGAAGCCCCAAGCATCTCCCCGGTCTTCACAGCCAGATCGAACCACGGCGCCCAAGCAAAGGGCCGCGCCCTGCAGGTGTAAGCAAGCCCCGATATCCTGTTACCACCCTTCTTCAAGAACCTTACCTCGTCGTCAAAAAAGCGGCCGGTGTGCTCGCAGCGTCAACAGTTTAACCAGCGACGTTAGACTCCAAGGATTGTGAATAAGTATTGCGATCCTGGCCGTTCGCAGTAACAGTAGCATGTCTAGCGGGTTGAAGTCCCGTCCAAGGGGTTGTCCGTACACCTCGGTAGCATGAGGAAGCGGCGTTGGAGCAATCCGGGGTCGTGAGTTTTCAAACAGCAAAGTATCAGGCCGTAACGTAAGTGAACCTATGAGTAGCTTCGTAAACGAATTGGAGAAGCCGACCCTGTGGCCAGAAGGGGAAGGCCGTTGGATGGGTGCCGCAATAACGACATTTTGGTGCCCGGACGGGAGCGCCTAGTTGGCGCGCGTGCAAAGGGAAACCGTACATGAAGATGGCAGTGCACGGGTCTGGATGGTAGGGTATGCGGGCTACTGACCGCCGCCCGCTGGCGGGTGAAACCATCAGCGCCGGATCGATAGTCCGGTTCTTCCCGATTCTAACTTCGGCATCCCGCCCTCTATGCGCGCATCTGCAACAGGCGATGTTTCCACCGGAACAATAAGATGCGTCCCAACCAACGTTTCGGCGGGAAAGGGAGAATCCTTCCAACCATTTGCTTTGGCTTCGTCCATGTCGCCTTGAGTTTCAACAATCTTGGATTTGTGCTTCTGATGGTAAATCCAAGCTGGTAAAGTTTGCATAGTAGTCTCCGTTTAGGCGAACAGACAGCCGCCTATAGAAAGGTAAAGTCTGGAATTGTCCCTCCAATCGCGGCGACGACCCGGCAGGTATCTGGCACACATCCGAGACCGCCTCGTCCAGTGACAGGTGGTGCGGCCGAGGCGCCGTTGCTTGCGGGGATCGATATCTCGGGCCGGTCACCCATCGGTCGCACCAACTCTCACTGGGTGTAGTCATCCGATTTCTCCCTCACGTTTGCAACGATATAAAAAAGGGGGCAAGACCGGTGCCAGCGCTTTTATAACTGCAACATCTCTCGCAATATTAGTGAGTTATGTAGTTTCATCGAATCTAGGATTGGTCTGGGATCGCGGCGATCAGGCATTCTTATGGTGCATGGCAGCATCGTCTTGCTGCGCCGTGGGGCGCTTCTACCGGTTCACCGGCCCGCGCGTGCGCGATCGCCCCGTCTGTGCGATAACGCACACATGAGGGCCGAACGGGTCAGCAATGATGTCGACCGCGAAGCGCCGATTGACTCAACCGGTGCGTACCTCGTCGGTCCATACCCTGAAGCTCTTTAGCGTGTTGGGGCCGAACGTGTTGCTGATCGGAACATCAGTCGCGTCGCGACCGCGGGCGATCAACACCCGGCCGATGCGCGGAGTATTGTTGCGCGCGTCGAAGGTGTACCAATGATCGCCAAGGTATGCCTCGAACCAGGCGGCGAAATCCATCGGACCGTATGGAGGCGGTATGCCGATGTCGCTCAGGTATCCGGTGCAGTAGCGGGCCGGAATGTTCATGCAGCGGCAGAAGGCAATGGCGAGGTGCGTGAAATCACGGCAGACGCCGGTCCCCTCATTGAAAGCCTCCCAGGCCGTCTTCGTGGACCGCGCATGCTCGTAACCAAAAGCGATATGCCTATGGACAAAGTCGCAGATTGCCTGGACGCGTCCCCATCCAGTGGGCGATTTGCTGAAAAGGTCCCACGCCGCCTCGGATAGCCGATCGGTTTCGCAGTATCGGCTTCCCAAGAGGAACACTAGGGTTTCCTCGGGCAGGTCTCGCACCGGGTGTTGCTGAGCCGAGAGGGCGACCTCATCCGGCTCACCTGTGTCCTTCACGACCGCATCGGCTGAGAGCTGGATCTCGCCCTTCGGCGCTACGATCCGGGTGCACCAATTGCCATAGCCATCACGATAGGCTCTGATCGGGACCGACGGGTTGCTTATGAGGTGGTCGGGAACGATGATATCGGAGACGCGCGTGTAGTGCACGTTCAAGGTCAATATCATAGGCGTCGGTTGTGGGCAGTCGTAGATTAATTCGTAACCGATGCGGATCTGCATAATTGGCTTCCTGACGTCCTGCGCAAGCCGATATCGATATACCGAGTCAGGTTACCAACGCAACTCGGGCAGCTCTCTGAATACGTGTTTCACGCCTTCGCTCCATTGACTGCTGAGCGCCGTGAAATACGCATCCCCATCGTCAAACCGGCGACGCATCTGAATTCTAAGACTGTTCCGCTCGTAGCAAATCAGATCGATTGGCATGCCTACAGACAAGTTACTGCGCATGGTCGAATCGAACGAAACCAGCACGCACTTCGCGGCATCGGCGAGCGTTGTGGAACGGGTAATCACGCGATCTAGGATAGGCTTTCCATATTTTGTTTCGCCGGTTTGAAAATAGGGCGTGTCGAGCCCCGCCTCGATAAAATTGCCCTCTGAATAAATCCGAAAAAGCCGCAAAGGCTCGCCGCTAAGTTGTCCGCCGAGTATGAACGAGGCGTTGAATGTGATGGGACTCTCTGCTAAATACTGGCCGTCGCGGCGCTCAATATCGCGCATCGCGTCCGCCACCAAAACCGCGACGTCAAACATGGTCTGCGCGTTCCACATATTGAGGACCACGCCCTCGGCGTCACCCCGCTGCTTCAGCACGCTAACCACGGCCTGTGTCCCCGCTAGATTACCCGAGCTCAATAGAACGATCACCCGGTCACCATCGCGTTCGAACACCGTCATCTTGCAAAACTTCGCAAAATCATCGACACCGGCATGCGTGCGAGAGTCCGAGGCGAAAATAATCCCGCTATCGAGCATGATGCCCACACAGTAAGTCATTTTTCATCGTCTGTAGAGAGGGAGAGATACATATTACTCGCATTCAACTCAATGTATTCTAATACTGCCAAATGCCAGTAAAAATAGGAAAAGTGATATACCAATGAAAATCAATAAAATGGCACTTCGATTAATTCGAAGTGCCCTAAAGTCGAGTTCTAAGGAAAGTAAATTGGGGGGCAAGGTATGAAGACCTTAGACTTTTTCTTGCATACTCTGCTGTACGGGGCAATCAGCCTCAGCGTAACCCGGCATCACTCCAAGCTCAGTGTGGCGTGCAGTTCATCGAATTCGGTATGAATGCCCTGATCGTCGCGCACCAGCAACCCGGCCGTGACCAAGGCGTCCACATCCTCATGGACACGCTTGTAATCCCTTCCCAAGTGCCGTGCCAGGGCGGCGACGGATGGATGAGGGGACCGGCGCACAGCCTTAAGTAGCGCCAGCCGCTTGGGGGATAGGGTTTCCAGCAACGCTTCGAGGTTGAAAAACGTGACGTGTTGTTCGTCCACCCGTTCGGCAGCCTCGGCCCGCTTCCAGGCGGAGATAAACCGCTTGCCCATGTCTTCTAAGCTGTCCACATGGACTTGAACTTTGGTCATGCTGCACCTCTCGCTTTCCGCACGTCCGCGAGGAAGTCGGCCACCAGCTGCTCAACGGTCGTGAAGGTGTACGGTTCCTCCCGATCCCTGACATGCCGGTGATCGCCCTTGCCGCGCTCGTTATCGTAACTTACCACCCGCCGCCCGGGGTAGCCGTAGAAAAGGGAATACTTCAACTGGTGAGCGCTGCCAGGCACAGGTTCCAGCACCAGATCGTCATCTCCACGATGGCGCCATCGTCGGGGTAGATAGCCTTGTCGTGGAAGACGCGGGTAGCGGGCACGGTATGGCGCAATCTGCCATAGGCCGGTTATGGCGTCAAGTGACATAATTTCTCCGGCAACTGCAGTCCTTCTGGTGACCCCACACGGCCCCGATCACTCCCGATTAGATTCCCGCTGCAGGAATTAAATCAGGAGCGGCACCGAGGTAGGCGGATCCCACCCTTACCTCCGTGGCCCGGTGGGTCACGCTCACGCGGCGCGCCCGGCCTGGTTTTCAATAGTAACCGTGAGTTGGCGTTGGACGATGCAGTTCATGGGTCGGCTGCGTCCCGATGAGCGGTTGCGTGCAATGGCGGCAGCGATACTGTCAGCGCCCGCAGCCGAAAATAGAGATCGGCCCGGAACGCTCCCGCGGCCACCGCTTGTTCCAGGTTACGGCCCGTCCCCGCGATCACGCGCAGGTCCGCCGGCATTGGCGCGCTCGCACCCAGCGGCACAAACTCGCGGTGTTCGAGCAGTCGCAAGAGCTTCGTCTGCACCGACCAGGGAAGCGCGTGGATCCCGTCGAGAAACAGGGTGCCGCCGCGAGCCCGCTCACAACACCCTGGGCTACTCTGGCGGGCGCCGCCCGCCGCGTGCCCGAAGAGCTCGCGTTCTAGCTGGGTATCGGTCCAGCCCGTACAATCGAGTGGGACAAACGGGCCGTGGCTTCTGGCGCTCATGGCATGGATGGCGCGGGCAGCCGTTTCCACGGCGCCGGCGCCCGACAGCAGCACCGCCGGGCGTGCCGCGGCCGCCTCCTTGATGTCCTCGATCGCGCGGCGCGCGTGCGGCCCTTGACCAATGGCCCGTTCTAAGCGGTCGCTCGCTCGGGGCTTCTGCGAACGCGCTGCCCTGATCTCGTGCGGAGCACGCCTCTCATGCACCAAATCGGCCACGCCGGCGTGTACACCGAAGTGGGTCGAAAGGACCGTGAGTACGCGCCGCGCGGCCGCCCGCGGATTACCCGCGGAGCGCACGATATTAGCGATTTCACGGAGCGCGGCGCGATCCGGATCTCGTTGCTGTTTCAATACCTTGAGCATGATGGTGGGTAGTAACTTAGATGCACGTGGGCTGGGCGCCGTTGCCGGGTAAAGTCCCCCTCCCGGGAACTCGTGGAACGACCGCCGCGAGCTCCCTCAAACTGTTGCGAGCAATCCGCATACCGTTTTTAAAACCAGGTGCTATCAAACATATGCGCTTTCCGTATTATACTGGTCATCGGTACGTCATCCAGGGTGGTACATGAATTGCCGGGGCTATCTCCATGGATACGTGCGACGCAAACTACGCGCTGGCGTTGGCCGCTCCGGCATCCAAGCAAGTAACGATGGCGATCGACTGGGAGCACTATGATACCGGCCCCGGCTACGATGAATTGGTAGAGGCGCCGGGCCGGCCGCGGTCGCCGGCCGAACCGCTCTGCCGCTATTTGGGCTCGCTCACGAGAAGCGAGATCGAGGAGCGGAAAAACGCCGCGGAGCTCGCCATCGTGACCATGGGCATCACCTTCACGGTCTACACCGAGGAGGGCGGCAGCATCGATCGGGCCTGGCCTTTCGACATCATCCCGCGCATCATCCCAAGTCATGAATGGACGCGCATCGAGACCGGGCTGAAGCAGCGCGTCAAGGCGCTCAACCTCTTCATCGACGATGTCTATCACCAGCAACGCATCGTCAAGGCGGGCGTGTTTCCACAAGAGTTGCTCGCGAATTCCGTGAATTTTCGACACGAATGCGTCGGCGTCGATCCCCCGCATGGCGTCTGGGCACATATCTGCGGCACCGATCTGGTGCGCGACCGCGACGGCGCCGTCTACGTCCTCGAGGACAACCTGCGCATCCCTTCGGGCGTGTCGTACATGCTGGAGAACCGCCTGGTCACCAAACGCGTGTTTCCCGAGCTTTTCGAGCACTACAGCATCCGTCCGGTCGATGATTACCCCTCGCAGCTCTTCGATATGCTGGCCTCGCTCTCCCCGCGCCCGGCGGACTCCCCCGCGATCGCGGTGCTCACGCCGGGGATTTATAATTCGGCTTATTTTGAGCACGCCTACCTCGCGCAACAGATGGGCGCGGAGCTGGTCGAGGGCGGCGATCTCGTGGTCGGCGACGACGACTGTGTCTACATGCGCACCATCGAGGGGTTTACGCGAGTCGATGTGATTTACCGGCGCATCGATGACCTCTATCTCGATCCCCTCGGCTTCGGCACGGATTCCAAGATCGGCGTGCCCGGGATCCTGCGCGCCTGGACGAAAGGCCGAGTGGCGCTCGCCAATGCGCCCGGGGCGGGGGTGGCCGATGACAAGGCCGTTTATGCCTTCGTGCCCAAGATGATCAATTATTACCTCGGCGAGGAGCCCATTCTGCCCAACGTACCCACTTTCCTGTGCATGAACACCCAGGAGCGCCAGCATGTGCTCGCCAATCTCGACCAACTAGTCGTCAAACCGGCCAACGCCTCGGGGGGTTACGGGATGCTCGTGGGTCCCCATGCCACCGCCACCCAGCGCGCCCAGTTCGCGCGCTTGATCGAGCACGACCCTCGCAACTACATCGCCCAGCCGACCCTCTACCTATCCACCGTGCCGACTCTGTGTGAGACGGGACTGGCGCCGCGCCACGTCGACTTGCGCCCCTTCATCCTTTCAGGTAGCGAGAGCTATGTGACCATGGGCGGATTGACGCGCGTCGCCTTGCGCCAAGGATCGCTGGTGGTTAATTCCTCCCAGGGCGGCGGCAGCAAGGACACCTGGATTACAGACGAGGTCTAGCAATGCTCTCACGCGTGGCGGAACGGCTTTACTGGATGGGGCGGTACCTGGAGCGTGCGGAGGGGACGGCGCGGAACATCAACGTCAATACCCATCTGCTGCTCGACCTGCCCAAGGGCACGGCTTTCGGTTGGGAGCCGCTCATTTTAATCATGGGAGGCGAGGAGCTTTTTTTCCGGCACTACCGGGACGCCGGCCAGCAGAACGCACTCGAGTTTATGCTCGCGGATCCGCGTAACCCGAGTTCGATCTGTTCCTCCCTGCAGCAGGCGCGCGAAAACCTCCGCACCGTGCGCGACGTGGTGCCGCGGGAAGCCTGGGAGAAGCTCAATCACCTGCATCGCTACTCCAACGACCACTATGAGCAGGCGATTGCCGGGCGTTCGCGCTTTCCGTTTCTCACCCAGGTCATCGATGGCTGCCAGCTCTTCACCGGGCTGCTCATGGACACCATGAGCCATGACGAGGCGTATGAATTCGTGCGCACCGGCCGCAATCTCGAGCGTGCCGACATGACCACCCGGATCATCGACGTGCGCTCGGCCAGCCTCCTGCCCAAACACACGGAGGACCTCGCGCCGTTCGCGAACATCCAGTGGATGAGCGTGCTCAAGTCGCTCTCCGCCTACCAGATGTACCGCCGCCAGGTCCACGTGCGCGTGAGCGGCGCGGAAGTGCTGCGCTTCCTGTTCCAGGATGCGGGATTCCCGCGTTCCGTGTATCATTGTCTGGGCGAAATGCAGCAGAGCCTGAATGCGCTTCCCCGCAATGACGTGCCGCGGCGCAACGTGGTGCGGTTGAAACGTCAGGTCGGCGAGGCGGTAGTACAGCACCTCGCCCACGAGGGTTTGCACGAGTTCATCGATAGCCTGCAAATAGCGCTCGGCAAACTCCACGATCGCATCCGGGCAACCTATTTCCTGACCGAGGCGCCCGCGCCAAAATCACGCTCCCTGGCCGCTTGAGGCCCGCAGGTAGAAGAGGATTTTTCATGGCCATTCGCGTCGCATTGCACCACAAGACCGAATACCACTACGTCGAAACGGCCAGCGCTGCCTCGGCCAGGCCTCTCGGGAGCTACGAGCGGAACGACGCGCGCTAGCGGATAAGATCGCAATCATGGTAAACCTTGCCGGCAGCCCGCTCGCCTCCCAGTACGTGCCCCCCGCCGATGCCTACGACGAGATGTACGCGCCGGACGGGCAGGTCCGTAGGCATTGGAAGTATCTGGCGCGCGCGCTCGCGGAACTCGGACCGCTAGAATTCGAGCGGCGCGCCGAGGAGTCCCGGCGCTTACTCCTGGAGTCCGGCGTCACCTATCACGTCTACGGCGATCGGGAGGGGACGGAACGCCCCTGGGACCTCGATCCCATCCCCTTCCTCATCAATAGCCAGGAGTGGGCCGTCATCGAAGCGGGGCTGATCCAACGCGCCGAGGTCTTGAATCTCCTGCTCAAGGATCTCTACGGACCTCGAGATCTGATCAAGAAGGATGTATTGCCGCCGGAGCTGATCTATGCACACGGCGGATTTCTACGTCCCTGTACGGATATTCAGAAACGCGGCGAACATTGGTTGACACTCTACGCCGCCGATCTCGCGCGCGCGCCCGACGGCATGATGTGGGTTCTCGGGGATTGTACCCAGGTACCCTCCGGGACAGGGTACGCGCTGGCGAACCGGACGGCGATCTCGCGCCTCCTACCGAGCCTCTTCCGTGACGCGCATGTGCACCGCCTCACGCTTTTCTTCCAAGACCTGCGTACCGCCCTCGCCGCGCTGGCCCCGCAGAAAGATCAGGAGCCGCG
It encodes the following:
- the pgi gene encoding glucose-6-phosphate isomerase — encoded protein: MSSQAIPPLPSTPHWQALAQHWQAISPLRIRDLFREDPGRFTRFSIEAGPLFLDYSKNRITADTLPLLTALARAAGVPEAIERMFRGERISSTEQRAALHTALRNRSDTPVYMDGEDVMPGVRAVLAKMRSFSEAVHAGEYRGHGGSSITDIVNIGIGGSHLGPLMATRGLRPYRKGDMHVHFVSNIDPADLGEVLEQIDPGSTLFIIASKTFTTLETLTNAEAAKRWFFDRIGDPAAVGRHFLAVSTNLEATRRFGIDDDRVFQFWDWAGGRFSLWSAIGLPIALCVGMDRFEQLLEGAHRMDRHFRTAPLERNLPAVLALLSIWYTNFFGAQTHAVVPYDQHLEFLPAYLQQLAMESNGKRVTAGGQVIDYATAPVLWGAPGTNGQHAFFQLLHQGTVFVPVDFMTPLQGYYRIGRQHELLFANCVAQSEALMRGKGEDEVRAELATAGLPSPTVESLLPHKVFPGNKPSNTLVYERLTPETLGALIAAYEHKTFVEGVIWGINSFDQWGVELGKQLATRVASELEAQAIGTDHDGSTRGLMHRYIRARHGDPVPD
- a CDS encoding MFS transporter produces the protein MAPRLPRTVVVLGLVSFLNDAASEMITPLLPIFLVSALGAGPAIVGLVEGIAESLSSILKLVSGWLVDRGWRARRLVLGGYGLSNSVRPLLGLAFGWTWVLVLRALDRIGKGLRTSPRDAMIAVSVVDRGRAFGFHRGMDHAGAMLGAAIAFALLYAGVEMQSVFMLSVVPGILAMLLLWRGLPQPVIAFRAERSPLSWQGLAWPLRGLILSTGVLALATVPEAFLVLWATEHGVGNAAIPLLWMLAHACKSILAYVAGDLSDRLGRVAVVVAGWSGRIAVIVLIMTLGEGPVAVWCLFVAYGAALACSEGAERALIGDYAPNAQKGTAFGLYHLVSSLFALPGAVGLGLLWEWQGWNAALVTAAVVTAIAAGVFLTLASRMSVSARAGLQDVG
- a CDS encoding transglutaminase family protein gives rise to the protein MQIRIGYELIYDCPQPTPMILTLNVHYTRVSDIIVPDHLISNPSVPIRAYRDGYGNWCTRIVAPKGEIQLSADAVVKDTGEPDEVALSAQQHPVRDLPEETLVFLLGSRYCETDRLSEAAWDLFSKSPTGWGRVQAICDFVHRHIAFGYEHARSTKTAWEAFNEGTGVCRDFTHLAIAFCRCMNIPARYCTGYLSDIGIPPPYGPMDFAAWFEAYLGDHWYTFDARNNTPRIGRVLIARGRDATDVPISNTFGPNTLKSFRVWTDEVRTG
- a CDS encoding peptidase, with the translated sequence MTYCVGIMLDSGIIFASDSRTHAGVDDFAKFCKMTVFERDGDRVIVLLSSGNLAGTQAVVSVLKQRGDAEGVVLNMWNAQTMFDVAVLVADAMRDIERRDGQYLAESPITFNASFILGGQLSGEPLRLFRIYSEGNFIEAGLDTPYFQTGETKYGKPILDRVITRSTTLADAAKCVLVSFDSTMRSNLSVGMPIDLICYERNSLRIQMRRRFDDGDAYFTALSSQWSEGVKHVFRELPELRW
- a CDS encoding sigma-54 factor interaction domain-containing protein → MLKVLKQQRDPDRAALREIANIVRSAGNPRAAARRVLTVLSTHFGVHAGVADLVHERRAPHEIRAARSQKPRASDRLERAIGQGPHARRAIEDIKEAAAARPAVLLSGAGAVETAARAIHAMSARSHGPFVPLDCTGWTDTQLERELFGHAAGGARQSSPGCCERARGGTLFLDGIHALPWSVQTKLLRLLEHREFVPLGASAPMPADLRVIAGTGRNLEQAVAAGAFRADLYFRLRALTVSLPPLHATAHRDAADP
- a CDS encoding circularly permuted type 2 ATP-grasp protein encodes the protein MAIDWEHYDTGPGYDELVEAPGRPRSPAEPLCRYLGSLTRSEIEERKNAAELAIVTMGITFTVYTEEGGSIDRAWPFDIIPRIIPSHEWTRIETGLKQRVKALNLFIDDVYHQQRIVKAGVFPQELLANSVNFRHECVGVDPPHGVWAHICGTDLVRDRDGAVYVLEDNLRIPSGVSYMLENRLVTKRVFPELFEHYSIRPVDDYPSQLFDMLASLSPRPADSPAIAVLTPGIYNSAYFEHAYLAQQMGAELVEGGDLVVGDDDCVYMRTIEGFTRVDVIYRRIDDLYLDPLGFGTDSKIGVPGILRAWTKGRVALANAPGAGVADDKAVYAFVPKMINYYLGEEPILPNVPTFLCMNTQERQHVLANLDQLVVKPANASGGYGMLVGPHATATQRAQFARLIEHDPRNYIAQPTLYLSTVPTLCETGLAPRHVDLRPFILSGSESYVTMGGLTRVALRQGSLVVNSSQGGGSKDTWITDEV
- a CDS encoding alpha-E domain-containing protein translates to MLSRVAERLYWMGRYLERAEGTARNINVNTHLLLDLPKGTAFGWEPLILIMGGEELFFRHYRDAGQQNALEFMLADPRNPSSICSSLQQARENLRTVRDVVPREAWEKLNHLHRYSNDHYEQAIAGRSRFPFLTQVIDGCQLFTGLLMDTMSHDEAYEFVRTGRNLERADMTTRIIDVRSASLLPKHTEDLAPFANIQWMSVLKSLSAYQMYRRQVHVRVSGAEVLRFLFQDAGFPRSVYHCLGEMQQSLNALPRNDVPRRNVVRLKRQVGEAVVQHLAHEGLHEFIDSLQIALGKLHDRIRATYFLTEAPAPKSRSLAA